The Nitrospirota bacterium genome has a segment encoding these proteins:
- a CDS encoding peptide ABC transporter substrate-binding protein, which yields MVFKYTNKPYVMFLSFLLMVVWTSSCRSDHRDKDTNVFRMSVSSEPPTLDWNLATDSISIRIIENIMEGLTQFDQGLKPVPAVARGWTISGDGQTYTFVLRDTVYWSDGKKVTAHDFEYGWKRLLNPATASQYAYFLYDIANAYEYNSGQVRNPSLVGIKAINDSTLQVRLKRPVVYFPSLTAFTATFPVRQDIIEKYGDRWTEPGNIVTNGPFTLSEWRHEYSLTLTANKAYFGDRPQLDAVRFYVIGEGTTALTLYETGGLDMVSLPPLAISSYKGHIEYIRHPLLRGYYYGFNVEKPPFNDRRIRQAFSMSVDRRAFPEILKGGELPATSWIPNGMPAYNPSIGLNFDRDRALALLREAGYPDGKGFPAVTAVFSTNPENLLIAQNLQAQWKKNLNIDIRLDNQEWKVFLKTLETNTPPVFRLGWGADYPDPDNFMNLFTSNSGNNRTHWKNREYDRLVEAAVVEANPEKRMKLYDRAQEILTVEDVPIMTLFQNVQNMLVKPYVKGFKPNAMDIIHLKEVSLEK from the coding sequence ATGGTCTTTAAATATACAAATAAACCATATGTTATGTTTTTGTCCTTTCTATTAATGGTGGTCTGGACATCTTCCTGCAGGTCAGACCACAGGGACAAGGACACCAATGTTTTTAGAATGTCAGTATCCTCAGAACCCCCTACCCTTGACTGGAATCTGGCAACCGACAGTATCTCCATTCGCATTATAGAGAACATAATGGAAGGCCTTACACAGTTTGACCAGGGACTCAAGCCAGTACCTGCCGTAGCCAGGGGCTGGACAATTTCAGGTGATGGACAAACATACACATTCGTACTGCGTGATACTGTTTACTGGAGCGATGGGAAGAAAGTCACAGCCCATGATTTTGAGTACGGTTGGAAGCGGCTGTTAAATCCTGCGACAGCATCACAATATGCATATTTTCTGTATGACATTGCCAATGCCTATGAATATAACAGCGGACAGGTAAGAAACCCATCTCTTGTGGGGATAAAAGCCATAAATGATTCGACATTACAGGTAAGACTGAAACGGCCGGTTGTCTATTTCCCCAGTTTAACAGCATTCACTGCAACCTTTCCTGTCAGGCAAGACATCATAGAAAAATATGGTGACAGATGGACTGAGCCCGGTAATATCGTTACTAACGGCCCCTTTACCCTCAGTGAATGGAGGCATGAATACAGTCTTACCCTGACTGCAAACAAGGCCTACTTCGGGGACAGACCACAGCTCGATGCAGTTCGTTTTTATGTAATAGGTGAGGGGACTACTGCATTAACCCTTTATGAAACCGGCGGCCTCGATATGGTTTCCCTGCCACCGCTTGCAATCTCATCTTATAAAGGTCACATTGAATACATCCGGCATCCTTTGTTGCGCGGATACTACTATGGATTCAATGTGGAAAAGCCGCCATTTAATGACAGACGGATACGGCAGGCATTCTCAATGTCTGTTGACCGCAGGGCATTTCCGGAAATCCTGAAGGGAGGCGAGTTGCCTGCAACATCATGGATTCCCAATGGCATGCCGGCATACAATCCATCTATAGGCCTCAACTTTGATCGCGACAGGGCGCTGGCCTTACTCAGGGAGGCCGGTTATCCTGATGGAAAAGGTTTCCCCGCTGTCACAGCTGTCTTCAGTACAAACCCTGAGAACCTGCTAATTGCGCAAAACCTTCAGGCTCAGTGGAAGAAAAACCTGAACATAGACATCAGGCTTGATAATCAGGAGTGGAAGGTATTTCTAAAAACACTGGAAACCAACACCCCCCCTGTCTTTCGCCTCGGCTGGGGGGCAGACTATCCTGATCCTGACAACTTCATGAACCTCTTCACATCAAACAGCGGCAATAATCGCACTCACTGGAAAAACAGGGAATATGATAGATTGGTAGAGGCAGCGGTTGTGGAAGCAAATCCGGAGAAGCGCATGAAACTCTATGACAGGGCACAGGAGATTTTGACAGTAGAAGACGTGCCGATAATGACGCTGTTTCAGAATGTACAAAATATGCTGGTAAAACCATACGTCAAAGGATTCAAACCTAATGCCATGGATATTATTCACTTAAAGGAAGTCTCGCTTGAGAAATAG
- a CDS encoding Ig-like domain-containing protein → MIRGIQRRVSAKQGLSHWLLAILLLVTSMNEVHAAKVQVTDPGHNSGILSPEIPQPPRPPFDLSGIIDKAEHFIQKDQHDSDRYWVEDPSYLAEFTPDAITYYQYRDKEGARKKDAIQFRLLAVGSANQLISVSRPSLMTTDENIVTYLRTPAIKETYEVRRDGVEQNWVIERPLTDKPEDIIIKGMLSTGLYARPNNKGGIDFFDKDGDYVSTYSNVTVLDKTGRSITLSPDYEDSRLTITVPAKWLEGATYPVVVDPVLGADIRVDTLATVDNYPDVAFDGTNYLVVWQSGTPNATGTGTTAIRGARVSSSGTVLDVTALTIGDTASRDDEFPSVAYDSVNSRYIIVWMMWNDTTAPVTSANIYRNTVTTAGVVGTSTSILTGTNRILAYPRVACCDLNNNYYVVYGRNSATGATSFNAYYGQTYNRNTHTAATVSNPTATVSSGTITPNAEPRSIPRLYSLSTTKYLLAWETFGVDTNGDISANLLTATSTPTYTWGTQVSVAATAGTAERYPMAGYDGANAFIVYQSGLTTAADVYGRFVTPGATSLTLGATVTISSVAGSGQAYPAVAYTDGTCSATQISRYMVVWQDYRNNATYPDIYASPMNTAGTVETAVAVSTNTTYVKERPVIAADSGNCGYMTAWSDQRNGTGNADIYANRIGYPNISNLSPSSGMVGATISVNGLNFGSDPGAGNRSTTANNLKINGNQVSDANITSWSNTSVSFTIPAGTTAGTYPVTATAGSWVSNPVNLTAQNPALQVTTSSLPNGYQWLSYGSNVSATGGTAPYTWSIVSGSLPSGVTLDSGTGLISGTPATFATFNFTVRVTDSTTPAPQTADKPLSILIYELSTITVTPANPAILQGQNVQFTATGTYADMTTSNITSTVTWGTTNPGVATVNSTGLATGTGLGAVTITATK, encoded by the coding sequence GTGATCAGAGGCATCCAGAGACGAGTATCTGCAAAACAAGGTTTATCTCACTGGTTATTGGCCATCCTGTTGCTTGTTACCTCTATGAACGAGGTGCATGCAGCAAAGGTTCAGGTTACTGACCCAGGCCATAACTCCGGTATACTATCACCTGAAATACCCCAGCCGCCACGGCCTCCTTTCGACCTTTCAGGGATAATTGACAAGGCCGAACATTTCATTCAGAAAGACCAGCACGACTCTGACCGCTATTGGGTTGAAGATCCTTCTTACCTGGCCGAGTTCACCCCTGATGCTATTACTTATTACCAGTACAGGGATAAAGAGGGCGCCAGGAAGAAAGATGCCATTCAATTCAGGTTATTGGCTGTGGGGTCAGCGAATCAACTTATCTCCGTAAGCAGACCATCTCTCATGACTACTGACGAAAACATAGTGACTTATCTCAGGACTCCGGCGATTAAGGAGACTTATGAGGTCCGAAGGGATGGGGTTGAACAAAACTGGGTCATAGAACGGCCTCTTACCGATAAACCTGAAGACATAATAATCAAAGGGATGCTTTCTACAGGATTATATGCCAGGCCAAATAATAAGGGAGGCATAGACTTTTTTGACAAGGATGGTGACTATGTATCCACCTACAGTAATGTTACTGTTTTAGACAAGACAGGCAGGAGTATTACACTATCACCTGATTACGAAGATTCCAGACTGACCATAACAGTCCCTGCCAAGTGGCTGGAAGGTGCAACTTATCCGGTTGTTGTTGACCCTGTGCTTGGCGCTGACATCCGTGTTGACACCCTGGCCACAGTAGACAACTATCCTGATGTTGCCTTTGACGGGACAAATTATCTGGTTGTCTGGCAGTCAGGGACGCCAAATGCAACAGGTACGGGCACGACTGCAATCAGAGGGGCGAGGGTGAGCAGCAGTGGAACAGTGCTCGATGTAACCGCACTGACAATTGGGGATACAGCCAGCAGGGATGATGAATTTCCATCCGTAGCCTATGACAGTGTCAATTCACGATATATCATCGTGTGGATGATGTGGAATGACACTACCGCACCTGTTACGTCGGCTAATATTTATCGAAATACTGTCACGACGGCTGGTGTAGTTGGAACATCAACTTCTATCCTTACCGGTACCAACAGGATCCTGGCATATCCGAGGGTGGCCTGCTGCGATCTTAATAACAATTACTATGTGGTATACGGGCGTAACAGCGCCACCGGGGCAACGAGCTTCAATGCCTATTATGGGCAAACTTATAACAGAAACACACATACTGCTGCGACGGTCTCCAATCCAACAGCGACAGTAAGCAGCGGTACCATAACCCCTAATGCTGAACCAAGGTCAATACCGAGGCTCTATTCGCTTTCCACAACAAAATATCTCCTTGCATGGGAGACATTCGGGGTTGATACAAATGGTGACATCTCTGCAAACCTCCTTACTGCTACCTCAACACCGACTTATACATGGGGTACACAGGTCTCAGTCGCCGCAACAGCGGGTACGGCAGAGCGCTACCCTATGGCAGGCTATGACGGCGCAAACGCATTCATTGTCTACCAGAGCGGGCTTACAACAGCAGCAGATGTTTACGGACGTTTTGTGACGCCAGGGGCAACAAGCCTCACACTCGGCGCTACTGTAACGATTTCCAGCGTGGCCGGAAGCGGGCAGGCTTATCCGGCTGTAGCATATACTGACGGTACGTGCTCTGCCACACAGATCAGCCGTTATATGGTTGTATGGCAGGACTACCGCAACAATGCGACTTATCCGGATATTTATGCCTCACCTATGAATACGGCAGGGACGGTTGAGACGGCAGTGGCGGTCTCAACCAATACCACTTATGTTAAAGAGCGTCCTGTAATTGCGGCAGACAGCGGGAATTGCGGTTACATGACTGCATGGAGTGATCAAAGAAATGGGACAGGCAATGCAGATATTTATGCAAACCGTATAGGGTATCCAAACATCAGCAATCTGAGCCCTTCGAGCGGTATGGTTGGCGCAACGATCTCTGTTAATGGTCTTAACTTCGGCAGTGATCCCGGAGCCGGGAATCGTAGCACGACAGCAAACAACCTAAAGATAAATGGCAATCAGGTTTCTGATGCCAATATTACATCATGGTCAAACACGTCAGTCAGTTTCACGATACCTGCCGGGACTACGGCCGGCACCTATCCGGTAACAGCAACTGCCGGAAGCTGGGTGAGTAATCCGGTTAACCTGACAGCCCAGAACCCTGCCCTTCAGGTAACAACGAGTTCCCTTCCTAATGGTTATCAATGGCTCAGCTATGGTTCAAATGTCTCTGCTACGGGTGGAACTGCTCCCTATACATGGAGTATAGTTTCCGGAAGCCTGCCTTCCGGAGTGACTCTGGATAGCGGTACGGGTCTGATTTCAGGTACACCGGCGACTTTTGCTACTTTTAACTTTACAGTAAGGGTGACGGATTCAACAACACCTGCACCTCAGACTGCGGATAAACCACTCTCCATATTGATTTATGAACTTTCAACTATTACAGTTACACCTGCAAATCCTGCCATATTGCAGGGGCAAAACGTCCAATTTACAGCTACAGGGACCTATGCCGATATGACAACATCAAATATTACCAGCACAGTCACCTGGGGTACTACAAACCCAGGCGTTGCAACGGTGAATTCAACAGGATTGGCAACAGGAACAGGATTGGGTGCAGTTACAATTACAGCAACCAAATAG